One genomic window of Cololabis saira isolate AMF1-May2022 chromosome 3, fColSai1.1, whole genome shotgun sequence includes the following:
- the si:ch211-120k19.1 gene encoding mpv17-like protein, which yields MSRVWALFKAHPYISNVLGYTTLFASADLIQQGVLRGKPAAGSASKDAPGIDWHQTARVATVGFCFHANFNYYWLRGLERMLPGGGVKAVAGKVVVDQLVAAPLTISAFYIGLSLLEHKDDPLQDWQQKFWTSYKAGVVYWSTMQAMNFAFVPPVARTAFLGGIALTFTIFLCHLRQQHNHKPE from the exons ATGAGCCGCGTCTGGGCTTTGTTCAAAGCTCACCCATACATCAGCAACGTTCTGGGATACACAACGCTGTTTGCCTCAGCCGACCTCATCCAGCAGGGCGTACTGAGAGGGAAACCTGCCGCAGGGTCTGCATCGAAGGATGCACCTGGCATAGACTGGCATCAGACGGCTCGGGTGGCGACCGTTGGCTTCTGTTTCCATGCCAACTTCAACTATTACTGGCTCAGAGGGCTGGAGAGGATGCTGCCAGGAGGTGGAGTGAAGGCGGTGGCAGGGAAGGTTGTGGTGGATCAACTAGTTGCAGCTCCTCTTACAATCAGTGCCTTTTATATTG GTTTAAGTTTATTAGAACACAAAGATGACCCTCTTCAAGACTGGCAACAGAAATTCTGGACATCTTACAAG gcTGGGGTGGTGTATTGGTCTACAATGCAG GCTATGAACTTTGCATTTGTTCCACCTGTGGCACGTACAGCGTTCCTGGGAGGTATCGCACTGACTTTCACAATCTTCCTGTGTCACCTCAGGCAGCAGCACAACCACAAACCCGAATGA